The genomic DNA GATATCATCTTTATGAAAACCTACAATTAATGGATCAAGGCTTTTATTATTACCATAACAACCACCACAAAATTCTACTTGTTTTATTATTCCATTTTCATCAATATCAATTCCAATTTTTTTTATGCAAATTTTCTCTGTATCATAATATTTCATATTTCCCACCTTTTATGCTTGATATTTTTTATCTACTTTTATAAAGTTGTATCATATTAACTTTATTATATCAATTACATTAAATATATATTAAAACTTAGAGTGGTTTAAATATTGAATAAATGGTATAAAATTTTAGTAAAATTATTTGTCTATCTATTATCTACTTTTTCAGGATACATGTCATGGTTAGCCATACGCTTAAATGCGATTTCTTCCCATTTAGTTTCTTTTTTACCATAGTTACAATATGGATCTATAGAAATTCCACCTCTAGGTGTAAATTTTCCCCATACTTCTATATATTTAGGATCCATTAATTTAATTAAATCTTTCATTATTATATTCATACAATCTTCGTGAAAATCACCATGATTTCTAAAGCTAAATAGATATAATTTTAAAGATTTACTTTCAACCATTTTAATATTTGGCACATATGAAATAATAACATTTGCAAAATCTGGTTGACCTGTAATTGGGCATAAACTTGTAAATTCTGGGCAATTAAATTTTACGAAATAGTCATTGTCAGGGTGTTTATTATCAAATGTTTCTAATACTTCTGGAGCGTAATCTTGTGGATATTTTACTCCTTGGTTTCCTAAAAGTGTTAAATGATTAAGTTCTCTCATTTTATTTCCCCTCTCTTATTTTTACTAATGGGTCAATTTCACCATTCAAAATAAATGCTTTTTCTCTATCAATACATGTTCCACATTTTCCACAAGAGTATTCTTGTCCTTCATAACAACTCCAAGTTAACTCATATGGAACTTTTAATTCTAGACCTTTTTTTACAATATCTTTTTTATGAAGATTAACAAATGGAGCTTCAACCTTTAATTTTTTTCCACTGCCTTCATAAATAGCAAGATTTATAGCATCATTAAAAGCTTGGCTACAGTCAGGATATGCACTTCCTGCTGCATCATCACTATGAGCACCATATAGTAAAATATCACAATTTTTAGAAAGAGCTATACTAGCAGCTGTAGATAAAAATAGTCCATTTCTAAAAGGAACATAAGTAGATACAGTATCAGCTTCTTTTAATTGTTCCGCATATGTACTATGTGGTATTTCTTTATTTGAATGAGATAAAAGAGAACAATTGCTATATGAAAAAATCTTTGCAAGATCAATTTCTAGATGTTCTACCCCATAATAGTTAGCTATTTTCCTTGCAGCTATCAATTCTTTTGTATGTTTTTGTCCGTATAGTGCACTCAGTGTTACAACGTTATTTTTACTATATTTATCAACCGCCATAGCTAAGCAAGTTGAACTATCTATTCCTCCACTTAGCAAAACTAATGCTTTCATAATTCCTCCTATATTCTACTGTATAATTTATTTTGTAATGTGTAATCATCTTTAAACTTGCCTTGAAGTATTGCAGTTTCTGTAATACTATTATTTTTTTTGATTCCTCTCATAGTCATACAACTATGTTTTCCTTTTATTAAAACTGCAACATCTTTTGAATTAGATATTTTTTGTATAATGTAAGCTATATCTTTTCCTATTCTTTCTTGTAATTGTAAACGTTTCCCAACCATATCACAGACTCTAGCAATTTTACTAAGTCCTATGACTTTACCATTTGGAATATATGCTACGGTAACATTCATATCATACATAAGTGCTAGATGATGTTCACAACAGCTAAAAATATCAATATCCCTTATAATGACTACATTTTTACTATCTGTTAGAGTATCTTCTTCAAAAGTTTTATCAAACATTTGTGCTATTTCATCATTTGAATAATTAATACCTTCAAATATTTGTTCATACATTTTAGCAACTCTATTAGGAGTATCTTTTAGCCCTTCTCTATTAGGATCTTCTCCTAATGCTATAATTAATCCTCTGATATGATCTTTTATTGCTTCAGTATCCATTTTTATACCCCCTTAGCCTCAGGATCCCAAATAATTTTATGCATTTGAAGTTGCATATTTACACCATTTAATTTATGTGTTTTCATAAAATTAACAATATTAGATAACTCAATTTTTCCAAATACTGGACTTAGATATATAGAACATTTACCAATAAGTGAATATTTATCAATTATTTCTTTTGTTTTTTCTAAATCCTTTATGCTACCAACTACAAATTTTATAGTATCATTATTAGTTAAATAGCTAAAGTTTTCTAAATCCATAAATTTTTCCATATTACTACTAGGAGCTTTATAGTCCATAGTAAAAGAAGGTGGATTTTTTAATGAGCTAAATTTTTTTAAGTTTATGCTACCATTAGTTTCTATTTCAACTTTTAAATTAGGATTTTCTCCTAATTTTATAAGGAGTTCTT from Fusobacterium hominis includes the following:
- a CDS encoding TIGR03905 family TSCPD domain-containing protein, giving the protein MKYYDTEKICIKKIGIDIDENGIIKQVEFCGGCYGNNKSLDPLIVGFHKDDIIKTLKGIDCQGRGTSCPDQLAQILEKL
- the queF gene encoding preQ(1) synthase, whose protein sequence is MRELNHLTLLGNQGVKYPQDYAPEVLETFDNKHPDNDYFVKFNCPEFTSLCPITGQPDFANVIISYVPNIKMVESKSLKLYLFSFRNHGDFHEDCMNIIMKDLIKLMDPKYIEVWGKFTPRGGISIDPYCNYGKKETKWEEIAFKRMANHDMYPEKVDNR
- the queC gene encoding 7-cyano-7-deazaguanine synthase QueC, producing the protein MKALVLLSGGIDSSTCLAMAVDKYSKNNVVTLSALYGQKHTKELIAARKIANYYGVEHLEIDLAKIFSYSNCSLLSHSNKEIPHSTYAEQLKEADTVSTYVPFRNGLFLSTAASIALSKNCDILLYGAHSDDAAGSAYPDCSQAFNDAINLAIYEGSGKKLKVEAPFVNLHKKDIVKKGLELKVPYELTWSCYEGQEYSCGKCGTCIDREKAFILNGEIDPLVKIREGK
- the folE gene encoding GTP cyclohydrolase I FolE, whose amino-acid sequence is MDTEAIKDHIRGLIIALGEDPNREGLKDTPNRVAKMYEQIFEGINYSNDEIAQMFDKTFEEDTLTDSKNVVIIRDIDIFSCCEHHLALMYDMNVTVAYIPNGKVIGLSKIARVCDMVGKRLQLQERIGKDIAYIIQKISNSKDVAVLIKGKHSCMTMRGIKKNNSITETAILQGKFKDDYTLQNKLYSRI
- the queE gene encoding putative 7-carboxy-7-deazaguanine synthase QueE; translated protein: MTTYKVVEIFESINGEGKKAGQLAVFVRFQKCNLNCSYCDTRWANADTSPYTPMTTEEIYNKILYSGITNITITGGEPLLQNNIEELLIKLGENPNLKVEIETNGSINLKKFSSLKNPPSFTMDYKAPSSNMEKFMDLENFSYLTNNDTIKFVVGSIKDLEKTKEIIDKYSLIGKCSIYLSPVFGKIELSNIVNFMKTHKLNGVNMQLQMHKIIWDPEAKGV